A genomic stretch from Natronincola ferrireducens includes:
- a CDS encoding HD domain-containing protein: protein MERVNKIMEHPQYQVNLKKNITAEKDRTFCRHNLQHFLDVARVGYIIALEKNMEVEKEQLYAAALLHDIGRWKQYIDGSDHAIISGEIAKIILEECSFTEEEVTAIVEAIRKHRKGENLKTSLDIALYEGDKQSRLCIDCIAIDDCKRFYQHKKPSFKY from the coding sequence ATGGAAAGAGTCAATAAAATTATGGAGCATCCTCAATATCAAGTAAACCTTAAAAAAAATATAACAGCAGAAAAAGATCGCACCTTCTGTCGCCATAATCTTCAACATTTTTTAGATGTAGCAAGGGTAGGATATATCATAGCCTTGGAAAAGAACATGGAGGTAGAAAAGGAACAGTTGTATGCCGCAGCCCTTCTCCATGACATTGGTCGATGGAAACAGTACATTGATGGAAGTGATCATGCCATCATAAGTGGAGAAATAGCAAAAATTATATTAGAGGAATGTAGCTTTACAGAAGAAGAAGTAACAGCTATTGTAGAGGCTATTCGGAAACATCGAAAAGGAGAAAATTTGAAAACATCATTAGATATAGCCCTATATGAAGGGGACAAGCAATCCCGCCTATGCATAGATTGTATAGCGATAGATGATTGCAAAAGATTTTACCAACATAAAAAGCCTAGTTTTAAATATTGA
- a CDS encoding anthranilate synthase component II: MILMIDNYDSFTYNLTQYLSCLKEEILVYRNDCITLDEIETLNPEIIILSPGPCTPNEAGICIDVVHRFKGKIPILGICLGHQTIGQVFGGKVIKAIEPVHGKVHPIHHTNQGVFEGLKNPLKVTRYHSLVVEKESLPECFEITAETNEGEIMGIRHKEYMIEGVQFHPEAILTEMGMELLNNFLIATRKQYEQVKKCV; encoded by the coding sequence TTGATACTAATGATTGACAACTATGATTCCTTTACTTATAATTTGACACAATATTTATCTTGTTTAAAGGAAGAAATTTTAGTTTATAGAAATGACTGTATTACGCTAGATGAGATCGAGACTTTAAATCCTGAAATAATTATACTGTCTCCTGGACCATGTACGCCTAATGAAGCAGGGATATGTATAGATGTAGTTCATAGATTTAAAGGAAAGATACCTATCTTAGGGATATGTCTTGGGCACCAAACAATAGGACAAGTATTTGGTGGTAAGGTTATTAAGGCTATAGAGCCAGTCCATGGCAAGGTACATCCTATTCATCATACCAACCAAGGGGTATTTGAAGGATTAAAAAACCCTTTAAAGGTTACCAGATATCATTCTTTGGTGGTAGAAAAGGAAAGTCTACCCGAATGCTTTGAAATTACTGCAGAAACAAATGAAGGCGAGATAATGGGAATAAGGCATAAGGAATATATGATTGAAGGAGTACAATTTCACCCAGAAGCCATTCTTACAGAGATGGGGATGGAGCTTTTAAATAATTTTTTAATAGCGACACGAAAACAATATGAGCAGGTGAAAAAATGCGTATAG
- a CDS encoding cell division protein FtsX — protein MKNIVYNTGYFLKEVKTMMQLNLLSNVFSLVSIGLIFFILTMVILGWWISNEVVEVMQGEAEINAYFHESIDNTRVSQLVKGINGIEGVREARVVDEEEAYGRMVEILGQEARVLEFFDDNPFSPFIEIRIYLEEMDAVLEELQFIGDIEHVRDNREVLDRLRNITGVLRLLGYLIVAAVGISTLVIISHIIRQEIYNNREQINTLRLLGAPEAFIAFPFLLKGLLLTLGGGMVAVVLASLALKYLYLQVAGPLPFIPMPSREVLTLDLVILMMFLSTILGIIGSLLGLSSAKNH, from the coding sequence ATGAAAAATATAGTTTATAATACGGGCTATTTTTTAAAAGAAGTAAAAACAATGATGCAGTTAAACCTACTGTCCAATGTTTTTTCCCTTGTCAGCATAGGACTTATTTTCTTTATTCTTACCATGGTGATTTTAGGATGGTGGATAAGCAATGAAGTAGTTGAGGTTATGCAGGGGGAGGCAGAAATAAATGCTTACTTTCATGAAAGTATAGATAATACAAGGGTTTCACAGTTGGTTAAAGGTATCAATGGCATAGAGGGTGTACGGGAAGCTCGAGTGGTTGATGAAGAAGAAGCCTATGGTAGAATGGTGGAAATACTAGGGCAAGAAGCCCGTGTCTTAGAATTTTTTGATGATAATCCCTTTAGTCCCTTCATTGAGATAAGAATTTATCTGGAGGAAATGGATGCAGTTCTAGAGGAATTACAGTTTATAGGGGATATTGAACATGTGAGGGATAACAGAGAAGTTTTGGATCGTCTCCGAAATATTACAGGGGTATTGAGGTTGTTAGGATACTTGATTGTAGCTGCTGTAGGGATTTCCACCTTAGTTATCATATCCCATATTATTAGGCAAGAAATATATAATAATAGGGAGCAAATAAATACCTTAAGATTACTGGGAGCCCCTGAAGCTTTTATTGCCTTTCCATTTTTGTTAAAAGGACTACTGTTAACCCTAGGAGGAGGGATGGTGGCGGTAGTTTTAGCATCATTAGCCTTGAAATATCTTTATCTTCAGGTGGCAGGCCCCCTACCCTTTATCCCCATGCCATCCCGTGAAGTATTGACACTAGATTTGGTGATATTGATGATGTTCCTTAGTACAATCTTAGGAATTATCGGAAGTCTATTGGGCCTGTCATCAGCAAAGAATCATTAA
- a CDS encoding amidase domain-containing protein has translation MVIILRLRKVKIILLLIGFLIISGVGLYLWGQLNKTSSVFIDENLNNRLTLKMQQVFHQRNKALLEGDVELLSCLYDKDVRNGLWAYEHDFKKMKYFHNWSDKQGVEFKNINSHVVVKSVKEKGDGFAINLAVSTEYQYVYIDTPEVYNSFRTGTYHSLDLMPKEDTWVITREWYTDPFADSLDLDEISEETIRQLILSGEPKDLSDLSEKRIAVVVYADQYCGAAVFPEFGYRYNYKYKNYNYQGGDCANFASQILYEAGKFKKNSTWNYEKGAGSKAWVNARAFNSYMRSSGRGSVIAHGTYDKVLASSYKLLPGDYIAYEKQEKVTHISVVTGFDSKGYPLVNSHNSDRYRVPWDLGWSNKGIKFGLVRVHY, from the coding sequence ATGGTAATTATCCTTAGATTACGAAAAGTTAAAATTATTCTGTTGCTTATAGGCTTCTTAATAATTAGTGGAGTAGGTCTTTATTTATGGGGTCAACTTAATAAAACCTCTTCTGTGTTTATAGATGAAAATTTAAATAATAGGTTGACACTAAAGATGCAGCAAGTATTTCATCAGCGAAATAAAGCTCTATTAGAAGGGGATGTAGAACTTTTAAGCTGTCTCTATGACAAAGATGTGAGAAATGGATTATGGGCCTATGAACACGATTTTAAAAAAATGAAGTACTTCCATAATTGGTCTGATAAGCAGGGGGTAGAGTTTAAAAATATTAATTCTCATGTTGTGGTAAAAAGTGTAAAGGAAAAGGGGGATGGTTTTGCCATAAACCTGGCTGTTTCCACAGAGTATCAGTATGTATATATTGATACACCTGAAGTATATAATTCCTTCAGAACCGGCACATACCATTCGTTAGATTTGATGCCAAAGGAGGATACATGGGTTATTACTAGGGAATGGTATACAGATCCCTTCGCTGATTCTTTAGATTTAGATGAGATTTCGGAAGAAACCATAAGACAGCTTATCCTATCAGGGGAGCCGAAGGATTTGTCAGACCTCAGCGAAAAGCGGATAGCTGTCGTGGTCTATGCAGATCAATACTGTGGTGCTGCTGTATTTCCAGAATTTGGTTATAGATATAATTATAAGTATAAAAATTATAATTATCAAGGAGGGGACTGTGCTAACTTTGCTTCCCAAATATTATATGAAGCTGGAAAATTTAAAAAGAATTCCACATGGAATTATGAGAAGGGGGCAGGAAGTAAGGCTTGGGTAAATGCCCGTGCCTTCAACAGCTACATGAGGAGTAGTGGCAGAGGTTCTGTCATTGCTCATGGGACCTATGATAAAGTCTTGGCATCTTCCTATAAGCTTTTACCTGGGGATTATATAGCCTACGAGAAACAAGAGAAGGTTACCCATATCTCTGTTGTTACTGGATTTGATTCAAAGGGTTATCCTTTAGTGAACTCCCATAACTCAGATCGTTACAGAGTTCCCTGGGACTTAGGCTGGAGTAATAAAGGCATAAAATTTGGGTTAGTAAGGGTTCATTATTAA
- a CDS encoding MarR family winged helix-turn-helix transcriptional regulator, protein MQNQEGNLGYLINKAAHLIKWELNSYLKEYQLTSSQWGVLMDIKCQENRSPSLNKTTPALIAERLSVERPAITRVIESLIKEGWVKKQQNDSDGRSHLIILTDKSRQILPELMEIRNKVVRKTFKGFKKDEVEQLREYLIKVINNFNEG, encoded by the coding sequence ATGCAAAACCAGGAAGGAAATTTAGGTTACCTTATCAATAAAGCTGCTCATTTAATTAAGTGGGAGCTTAATAGTTATTTAAAGGAATATCAACTTACGTCGTCACAATGGGGAGTTTTAATGGATATAAAATGCCAAGAAAATAGATCACCTTCACTAAATAAGACTACACCTGCCCTTATAGCCGAAAGACTGAGTGTAGAAAGACCTGCTATTACAAGGGTAATTGAAAGTTTAATAAAAGAGGGATGGGTGAAAAAACAACAAAACGATTCCGATGGAAGATCTCATTTGATTATACTAACTGACAAATCAAGACAAATTCTTCCAGAACTAATGGAGATTAGAAATAAGGTGGTTCGGAAAACATTTAAAGGCTTTAAAAAAGATGAAGTGGAACAATTAAGGGAGTATCTTATAAAAGTTATTAATAATTTTAATGAAGGTTAA
- a CDS encoding aminotransferase class I/II-fold pyridoxal phosphate-dependent enzyme, whose amino-acid sequence MFKFDQTKTPLFDALLEYVNNDTIPFHVPGHKKGQGMVDRFKDFIGTNVMSIDVTVFKQVDSLHKPTGVIKEAQQLAADANNADHTFFCVHGTSGAIQAMIMSVVKEGDKIIVPRNVHKSVTAGIILSGAMPVYMQPEIDRNIGVALNVTPETVKTALEQNRDAKAVLIINPTYYGVSTDIERIADIVHSYGIPLIVDEAHGPHLHFNNKLPISAMDAGADICAQSTHKIIGSLTQSSMLQVREGFVDVNRVKTVMSLLQTTSPSYILLASLDAARMQMATEGKELLDETIELSKYARKEINNIDGFLCFGEEIIGTEGAYDFDPTKITITCKNLGISGHELERILAEKYFIQPEMSDLYNILCVFSIGDTREKIDALLSALREISKIYSSDNRNKIDIIDIPKIPLRILSPRDAINGNTVSVALADSVGEISGEFLMAYPPGIPVLCPGEIITDEIVEYIETLKDAGLYVQGTDDPEVNFIKIVSDDSHLNMITSA is encoded by the coding sequence ATGTTTAAATTTGATCAAACAAAAACTCCATTATTTGATGCTCTATTGGAGTATGTAAATAATGATACAATACCCTTCCATGTACCAGGGCATAAAAAGGGACAGGGAATGGTAGACAGGTTTAAGGACTTTATTGGAACCAATGTAATGTCAATTGATGTTACTGTATTTAAACAGGTTGATAGCCTTCATAAACCAACTGGTGTCATAAAGGAAGCTCAACAGCTTGCTGCTGATGCAAACAATGCTGACCATACCTTTTTTTGCGTTCATGGCACTTCAGGAGCTATTCAGGCTATGATCATGAGTGTTGTCAAAGAAGGAGATAAAATTATTGTTCCTAGAAATGTGCATAAGTCAGTCACTGCTGGCATTATATTAAGTGGTGCTATGCCCGTATATATGCAACCGGAAATTGATAGGAATATAGGAGTGGCCCTTAATGTTACTCCTGAAACTGTTAAAACAGCATTAGAGCAAAATAGAGATGCTAAGGCTGTTCTAATTATTAACCCAACCTATTATGGGGTTTCAACAGATATTGAAAGGATCGCCGATATTGTCCACAGTTATGGTATTCCCTTAATCGTGGACGAAGCCCATGGACCACATCTACATTTTAATAACAAACTTCCTATATCGGCTATGGATGCAGGTGCAGATATATGTGCTCAAAGCACCCATAAAATCATTGGCTCTTTAACCCAGAGCTCTATGCTACAGGTGAGGGAAGGATTTGTAGATGTCAACAGGGTTAAGACGGTTATGAGTCTACTACAAACCACAAGTCCATCCTATATTCTCTTAGCTTCTCTAGATGCTGCAAGAATGCAAATGGCAACTGAGGGAAAAGAACTATTAGATGAAACCATTGAGTTATCTAAATATGCTAGAAAGGAAATCAACAATATTGATGGATTCCTTTGCTTTGGGGAAGAGATTATAGGGACAGAAGGTGCCTACGACTTTGATCCAACAAAGATAACAATTACATGTAAAAACCTTGGTATTTCCGGTCATGAGCTTGAAAGGATTCTTGCTGAAAAGTACTTTATTCAGCCGGAAATGTCGGATTTATATAACATCCTCTGTGTATTTTCTATAGGAGATACACGGGAAAAAATAGATGCATTACTATCTGCCCTAAGGGAAATAAGCAAGATATATAGTAGTGATAATAGAAATAAAATAGACATCATTGATATTCCTAAGATTCCCTTAAGAATCCTATCTCCAAGAGATGCTATTAATGGCAATACTGTTTCTGTGGCTTTAGCAGATAGTGTGGGGGAAATTAGTGGAGAATTTTTAATGGCCTATCCTCCAGGAATTCCAGTGCTTTGTCCTGGTGAAATCATTACTGATGAAATTGTGGAATATATAGAGACCCTTAAAGATGCGGGACTGTATGTTCAAGGAACCGATGATCCAGAGGTTAACTTTATCAAAATAGTAAGTGACGATAGTCATTTAAATATGATAACATCTGCATAA
- a CDS encoding HAMP domain-containing protein: MSIKFRLVLSYIAMLLVPIVLTIIVGIFAGAYYIVAGSIIKPLNKLKDSANKIREGELDFEIKFNAKDEIGELSYAFEEMRKRLKNSIGIQVQYEENRKELFSNISHDLKTPITTI, translated from the coding sequence ATGTCCATAAAATTCAGACTAGTGCTATCCTATATAGCTATGCTTTTGGTACCTATTGTTTTAACGATTATAGTAGGTATATTTGCTGGGGCCTACTATATTGTGGCAGGGAGCATCATTAAACCATTAAATAAGCTGAAGGATTCAGCCAATAAGATACGAGAGGGGGAATTGGATTTCGAGATAAAATTCAATGCTAAAGATGAAATAGGGGAACTATCCTATGCCTTTGAAGAGATGCGAAAAAGATTAAAGAACTCCATAGGTATACAGGTACAATATGAAGAAAATAGAAAAGAACTTTTTTCTAACATATCCCATGACTTAAAAACACCCATAACAACTATATAA
- a CDS encoding MATE family efflux transporter produces MGKSNQLIEGSISQALIKLALPIMGTSFVQMAYNMTDMIWIGRIGSNAVAAVGTAGFFTWLAFAFILIPKIGAEVGVAQSMGRQDMKEAKRYIRHTLQLVVFLALLYGTGLIVFRRSLIGFFNLGNVEITEMAKSYLVIVSLGMSFYFINPVFTGILNGYGNSRLPFALNVIGLAVNMILDPIMIHGLGPFPALGVKGAAIATVIAQSIVTCFFLYNIRKVEGELFCKIYILKKPDFTHIKSIVRLGLPAALQSGLFTIFAMVIARIIAQWGPVPIAVQKIGSQIEAISWMTAGGFSTALSAFVGQNYGANKWDRIQKGYYVALRIVGVIGIGATCLLIFGARPVFNFFLQEEEALAYGIVYLRILGLSQLFMCIEIATAGAFNGLGKTVPPSIVGIFFNALRIPGALILSSSSLLGLNGVWWSISISSVLKGIVLSIWFIILLRRQSYKYATQETATI; encoded by the coding sequence TTGGGAAAAAGCAATCAATTGATAGAAGGTAGTATTTCACAAGCTTTAATAAAATTAGCACTACCTATTATGGGAACATCTTTTGTTCAAATGGCTTATAATATGACGGATATGATTTGGATTGGGAGGATAGGGAGTAATGCAGTGGCAGCTGTAGGAACTGCAGGTTTTTTTACTTGGTTAGCCTTTGCATTTATTCTTATCCCTAAGATTGGAGCTGAAGTGGGTGTGGCTCAATCTATGGGAAGACAAGATATGAAAGAAGCTAAACGCTACATTCGCCATACTCTGCAGTTAGTAGTTTTTTTAGCTTTGCTTTATGGAACTGGTTTAATAGTTTTCAGAAGATCTTTAATAGGCTTTTTTAATTTAGGAAATGTGGAAATAACAGAAATGGCTAAATCTTATTTAGTTATTGTATCTTTAGGAATGAGTTTTTACTTTATTAATCCAGTGTTTACTGGAATTTTAAATGGCTATGGAAATAGCAGACTACCATTTGCCCTTAATGTTATTGGATTAGCGGTAAATATGATTCTTGATCCCATAATGATACATGGACTAGGACCGTTTCCAGCATTAGGGGTGAAGGGAGCTGCCATAGCGACAGTGATAGCTCAATCTATCGTTACCTGCTTTTTTTTATACAATATTAGAAAAGTTGAAGGAGAGTTGTTTTGTAAAATTTATATCCTGAAGAAACCTGATTTTACCCATATAAAGAGCATTGTAAGATTAGGGTTACCAGCGGCTTTACAAAGTGGACTGTTTACTATTTTTGCAATGGTTATTGCAAGGATCATTGCACAATGGGGTCCAGTGCCTATTGCTGTTCAAAAGATAGGCTCTCAAATCGAGGCCATTTCTTGGATGACAGCAGGAGGGTTTTCGACGGCCCTTAGTGCATTTGTAGGGCAAAATTATGGAGCTAATAAGTGGGATCGAATTCAGAAGGGATATTATGTGGCTCTGAGGATTGTTGGAGTGATTGGAATAGGTGCAACCTGTCTACTGATATTTGGTGCTAGACCAGTTTTCAACTTTTTTCTCCAAGAGGAAGAAGCATTAGCCTATGGTATAGTATATTTACGGATTTTAGGATTATCCCAACTTTTTATGTGTATTGAGATTGCCACAGCTGGAGCTTTTAATGGATTGGGCAAAACAGTACCTCCCTCTATTGTAGGGATTTTCTTCAATGCCCTTAGAATACCTGGGGCCCTGATTCTTTCTTCCAGTAGTCTCCTGGGGCTAAATGGGGTATGGTGGAGCATTAGTATCAGTAGTGTATTAAAGGGAATTGTATTATCGATTTGGTTCATAATTCTGTTGAGGAGACAATCCTACAAATATGCAACTCAAGAGACAGCTACTATTTAA
- a CDS encoding glutaredoxin family protein, protein MEKVIVFTSKTUPHCRTAKEYLSKRGIVFEERDINENVLARAEFSRLNLKGVPAFLIGDQVVVGLDKQRIEVLLNYIVISCGKCDGRMRLPKNKGKIRVTCPSCSYQFMIST, encoded by the coding sequence ATGGAAAAAGTAATTGTTTTTACAAGCAAAACATGACCCCACTGTCGTACTGCGAAAGAGTATCTTTCGAAGAGGGGCATAGTATTTGAAGAAAGGGATATAAATGAGAATGTTTTGGCAAGAGCAGAGTTTTCGCGGCTAAATTTAAAGGGTGTCCCGGCTTTTTTAATTGGAGATCAAGTAGTAGTTGGCTTAGATAAACAGAGGATTGAAGTATTGTTGAACTATATTGTCATTAGTTGTGGAAAATGTGATGGGAGAATGCGGCTCCCTAAAAACAAGGGAAAAATTCGGGTGACTTGTCCAAGTTGTAGTTATCAGTTTATGATATCAACTTAA
- a CDS encoding efflux RND transporter permease subunit produces MGEFRSIDEIKEMPLTLPTGSIIPLKEVAEVELTHGDINTISRVNGKNSINVAIQKQSLSNTVQVANLIHAEIEDLQREYTQIEINTVLDQSTFITQAIDNVFKNAVFGALLAIAILHLFLRNIRTTLIIGTSIPISVIATFILLYFNNITLNLMTLGGLALGIGMLVDNAIVVLEDIYRFRTEGYSRKEAAIKGASEVGVTVTASTLTTIAVFVPITFVGGITSTIFRELAMTVTLSLLASLLVSLTLIPMLSSKILKVTIGIIMLAGIVVNNVIVLVDYINTLRIEGKDRNAAITTTGPIRLRPIMMTTSTTDLGLLPVAIGIGEGAEIQSPMATVVIGALLLSTLLTLVLIPVVYTLTDDFATAAKNKFTRTKEEATS; encoded by the coding sequence ATGGGGGAATTTCGTTCTATAGATGAAATTAAAGAAATGCCACTAACTCTACCTACTGGCAGTATCATTCCCTTAAAGGAAGTTGCTGAGGTAGAGTTAACCCATGGGGATATAAATACAATTTCAAGAGTGAATGGGAAGAATAGCATCAATGTAGCTATACAAAAACAATCTTTAAGTAATACTGTACAGGTGGCAAATTTAATTCATGCTGAAATAGAAGATTTACAGAGGGAATATACTCAAATAGAAATTAATACGGTCCTGGATCAGTCTACTTTTATTACTCAGGCAATCGATAATGTGTTTAAAAATGCTGTTTTTGGCGCATTACTAGCTATTGCTATTCTGCACCTATTTTTAAGGAACATTAGAACTACTTTAATTATAGGGACCTCTATCCCTATTTCCGTTATTGCCACTTTTATATTGTTATATTTCAATAATATTACTTTAAATCTAATGACCTTAGGGGGCTTGGCTTTAGGAATAGGTATGCTGGTGGATAATGCTATTGTTGTGCTAGAAGATATTTATAGATTTAGAACAGAAGGATACTCTAGAAAAGAAGCTGCTATTAAAGGGGCATCGGAGGTAGGGGTAACGGTTACAGCATCTACCTTAACGACGATAGCAGTGTTTGTTCCAATCACTTTTGTTGGAGGTATAACCTCTACAATTTTTAGAGAGCTAGCCATGACAGTTACTTTGTCGCTTTTGGCGTCCCTACTAGTATCCTTGACCTTGATTCCCATGCTTTCCTCTAAGATTCTAAAGGTAACCATAGGGATAATTATGTTGGCAGGGATTGTTGTAAACAATGTTATTGTATTGGTAGACTATATTAATACTCTAAGAATAGAAGGGAAGGATAGGAATGCTGCTATCACAACGACGGGACCTATAAGACTAAGACCTATTATGATGACTACTTCAACAACTGATTTAGGACTATTGCCCGTAGCCATAGGTATAGGAGAAGGAGCAGAGATTCAATCTCCTATGGCTACGGTGGTTATAGGAGCGCTATTACTATCAACCCTATTGACTCTTGTACTGATACCAGTGGTTTATACGTTAACAGATGATTTTGCAACAGCTGCAAAAAATAAATTTACAAGAACCAAAGAAGAAGCTACAAGTTAA
- a CDS encoding MATE family efflux transporter: MDKSQQLGEEKVLKLLLKFSVPAIIGMLVNALYNVVDRIFIGNGVGSLGIAGITIGFPIMIFIMACGMLIGLGATSLISIRLGQDKKEESELIMGNAMVLLIIISLFVSAIGLIFIDPLLKLLGASEVVLPYAKEYMRIILLGTVFQSIGFGMNNFIRAEGNPKIAMLTMLIGALLNMALDPLFIFVFNWGMQGAALATIISQMASAIWVLYHFLGGRSTLKVRLKNLKLDFATIKKIITLGSAPFAMQLAASLLNVIMNRTLTTYGGDIAISGMGVVNSITVLILMPIFGINQGVQPIIGYNYGAQKYDRVKEALKLGILGATIIVLLGFIGTRLYPQQIVAFFNPEDAELIAFGTRAIKIAMVFLPIIGFQIISANYFQAVGKPKQAAVLSLSRQVLILIPALLILPRFFGLDGALMAIPLADLVSSILTGISIRMELKNLGRQHQRSFINKGYPLNPREEN; the protein is encoded by the coding sequence ATGGATAAATCACAACAACTAGGCGAAGAAAAAGTATTGAAATTGTTATTAAAGTTTTCTGTTCCAGCTATAATAGGTATGCTGGTAAATGCTTTATATAATGTAGTAGATAGAATATTTATTGGCAATGGTGTAGGTTCCTTAGGAATTGCAGGAATTACTATTGGGTTTCCGATTATGATATTTATTATGGCATGTGGAATGCTGATAGGACTTGGTGCTACCTCCCTAATTTCTATTAGATTAGGACAGGACAAGAAGGAAGAATCAGAGTTGATTATGGGTAATGCAATGGTTTTATTAATTATCATATCTCTCTTCGTATCGGCAATCGGTTTGATTTTTATTGATCCTCTATTGAAGCTTTTAGGAGCAAGTGAAGTAGTTTTACCCTATGCAAAGGAATATATGCGGATTATTTTGCTTGGTACTGTATTTCAATCCATTGGATTTGGAATGAATAACTTTATTCGTGCTGAAGGAAATCCTAAGATTGCTATGCTTACCATGTTAATAGGAGCATTATTAAATATGGCTCTAGATCCTCTGTTTATTTTTGTCTTTAACTGGGGAATGCAAGGTGCAGCTTTAGCTACTATTATTTCCCAGATGGCATCGGCAATATGGGTCCTTTATCATTTCCTTGGAGGAAGAAGTACATTGAAGGTTCGTCTTAAAAATTTAAAATTGGATTTTGCTACTATAAAGAAAATTATTACACTAGGGTCTGCTCCCTTCGCCATGCAACTGGCGGCCAGTCTGTTGAATGTAATCATGAACAGAACATTAACTACCTATGGTGGAGATATTGCTATATCTGGCATGGGAGTAGTAAATAGTATTACGGTCCTTATTCTAATGCCTATCTTTGGGATCAACCAGGGAGTACAGCCTATTATTGGATATAATTATGGGGCTCAAAAATACGATAGAGTAAAGGAAGCATTAAAATTAGGGATATTAGGTGCAACGATTATTGTACTTTTAGGATTTATTGGAACTAGACTGTACCCTCAACAAATAGTAGCATTTTTCAACCCTGAGGATGCAGAACTAATTGCCTTTGGAACACGGGCAATAAAAATAGCAATGGTATTTTTACCCATAATAGGATTTCAAATTATTTCTGCAAATTACTTCCAAGCAGTGGGTAAGCCAAAACAAGCTGCAGTTCTGAGCTTATCAAGACAAGTATTAATTTTAATACCAGCTCTACTCATACTACCTAGATTTTTTGGTTTAGATGGTGCTTTAATGGCAATACCTTTGGCGGATTTGGTTTCATCAATTTTAACAGGCATTTCGATTAGGATGGAACTAAAGAATTTAGGGAGACAACACCAGAGAAGCTTTATAAATAAAGGGTATCCTCTAAATCCAAGGGAAGAAAATTAG